TAAATTTAATATTAAAAAAATACGGCTACTAATTTATAATTAAGAACTAAATCTTAATTACTTTAATTCAACTTTTGCACCTGCAGCTTCTAAGCTTGCTTTGATTTTTTCAGCTTCTTCTTTATTTACGCCGTGTTTAACCGGCTTAGGAGCTTCGCTTACTAAATTTTTAGCTTCTATCAAGCCAAGTCCGGTAATTTCTCTTACTACTTTAATTACTTCTATTTTTTTATCACCGCTACTTACTAATATTACATCAAAATCTGTTTTTTCAGCAGCCGCTTCAGCAGCAACCGGCGCAGCAGCAGCCATTGCCACAGGTGCGGCAGCAGATACGCCCCACTCTTCTTCAAGAGCTTTTACAAGCTCAGCTGCTTGTATTAATGTCAGGGATGATAATTCTTCTTTAATTTTAGCTAATTTTGCCATAGTTTTTTCCTTTTTACTTTAATGTCTTAATTAATTTTTACTAACATACGCCTGTATCACTCTTGCCAAGCTTGATGCCGGCGCTTGTAATACACCCACTATTTTCGTAGCAGGAGCTTGTAACAACCCTATAATTTTACCTCTAAGCTCGTTTAGCGACGGTAACTTAGAAAGCTCTCTTATTGAATGTTCATTTAATAGTTGGTCATTAACTATACCGCCTACTATTTTAAGATTGTCATTAGATTTAGCAAAATCTACAACAAGTTTTGCTACTTCAACCGGATCTTTAGAATAAGCAATAGCAGTAGGACCGGCAAATAAATTAACGGCACCGTCTAGCCCCGATTTATTAGCAGCTATTTTAGCCAAAGTATTTTTAACAACTTTAAAACCGGCTCCTTTAACTTTAAGAGACTCTCTAAGTGAACTAATTTGACTAACCGTTAACCCATGATAATGAGCAACAATTACGGAAGTTGATTCCTTATAAACCTTTTCAAGCTCTTCTACGACTATTGGCTTTTCCGATCTTAACACTTTTTAATTCTCCTTGAATAGTATTACAATATACTGGCTAAATCTATTTTTACTGATGGTCCCATAGTAGAAGACAAATATACCGCCTTTAAATAATTTCCTTTAACACCGGCAGGCTTTGCTTTAATTACCGCAGTGATTAAAGCTTGTAAATTTTTTCGTAAATCTTGCTCCGGAAAAGATAATTTTCCGACGCCTGCATGGATTATACCAGCTTTCTCTGCTCTATATTCCACTTGTCCGCTTTTGGCATTTTTTACGGCAGTCGTAATATCTAATGTTACGGTACCAAGCTTTGGATTAGGCATTAAACCTTTAGGTCCTAAAATTCTTGCAACCGAACCGATGACAGACATCATATCCGGTGTTGCTATGCAGACATCAAAATTAATTTTACCGGCTTTAATTTCTTCAATAATCTCTACCGAGCCGACCATATCTGCTCCAGCTTTCTTCGCCTCTTCTATTCTTTCTTCTTTGCAAATAACTGCAACTTTCACGGTCTTACCGGTACCGGCAGGCAAAGTAATAACTCCTCGTACCATCTGATCGGAATGCCGAGGATCTACACCTAATTTCATTACTATTTCTAAAGTTTCGTTAAACTTTACATATGATGCAGATTTTAAAAATTCAACGCCGCTTGTTAAATTATATAAAGCGGATGAATCTACTTTTTGCCTTGCTTCTCTTATTTTTTTACCGCCGCTAGCTTTAGCGGTAACAATTTTTTTATTTATTGACATATGATTAATTCCCTACAACTTCCAATCCCATGGATTCAGCAGTACCGCGAATAATTTTCGCCGCTGCATTAATATCGTTAGTATTAAGATCAACTATTTTAAGTTTAGCAATCTCACGACAGTCATCCATAGTAACTTTCCCGATCACGACTTCTTTTTTAGTAGCTTTCGATCCTTTTTCAATTTTGGCATATTGCTTTAAATAATAAGATGCCGGCGGCGTCTTAATTTTAAAAGTAAAACTACTATCTTCATAAACGGTAATCACGGTCGGTAAAGGCGTGTTAGGCGCAATACTTTGTGTCGCGGCATTAAAAGCTTTACAAAATTCCATAATATTTACCTTCCGCTGACCGAGCGCAGGTCCGATAGGCGGAGCAGGAGCAGCCTTAGCTGCCGGAATAATTAAATTAATATAACCTTTTATTTTTTTCGCCATTGATAAATCCTTACTTTATTCACGTATGTTATTTGTGAGTTTTATTACTTTTTTTATATCATTCCAGACGTTTTTACTTATCGCTGCCGACTTTGTTGCATGACTCGATACAAGCAACAGCATGTCATTCCTAGCTAAAGGCCGGGCTTTGTTGCACGGCTCTAAAAAAGTGCCGTATGTCATTCCCGCGCAGGCAGGAATCTAGCCGTATTTATGTCATGCTGAACTTGTTTCAGCATCTTTTAGTAGATCCTGAAAAAATTCAGGATGACTTAAAAAGTATTTTTCTGGATTCCCGTTTTCACGGGAATGACATCAAAAATTCGAGCCATGCAACAACGCCGAAGGCAATGCTCGCGTGGATACCGGAATCGTCATTGCGAGGAGGGACGTAGTCCCGGCGCGGCAATCCAGAAAATAATAATTTTCATAGCATTTTTTGCTATTTTTTTCTCCAGATTGCCACGTCGATGCTCCGCATCTCCTCGCAATGACGGGGTAAGATCGAGCCATACAACAACACCCAACCTTCACGAGAATGACAGAGAGCATACTTAACCTGTCCACACAACAACGCCGCCTCGCAATGGCGATTTTTAACCTCGTCAATTTCTTCTTTTACAAAACTGTATAGTACTAATTTATTTTAGTTATTTTTTTTCACTTGCGTAAAATTTAATTCTATCGGAGTTGCTTTACCGAAAATTGATATTGAAACCCTTAACTTATTTTTTTCTTGATCAACTTCTTCGACCATACCTGCGAAAGTTTCAAATGGTCCCTCTGTAACTATAACCGACTCGCCGATTTCAAATAATTTAAAATCCTTAGCTTCTTTAGCTTCTGATTCCAACTTACTAAAAATATTCTGTATTTCGCTTTCAGTAAGAGCTTGTGGAGTAGTTTTACTTCCTAAAAACCCGGTTACCCCCGGTATATTTTTTACTAAATGCCAAGATTTATCGCTCATATTCATCTTTATCAAGATGTAGCTAGGCATAAATTTTTTTTCAGTCTTAACGTTTTTGCCTCGCTTAACCTCAGGCACTCCGAAAACCGGTACTAATATATCTTCAAAAAATTCAGACATTTTTTGCTTAAGTATCTTATCGAGTATCATTTGTCTTATGCGTTTTTCAGAACCCGATAATGTATGAATAACGTACCAACGCATTTCATGTTTTTGAGAATCAGTTAACGTATTACTAATGCTTTGCTCTGTCACAATTTTCCCTATTTACCGGCTATTTAGCAATGTTAAGTAAAATTTGTATTATATTATGTATAGTGTAATCTAGTACTAAACAAATTAAGCTAAAAATAAAAACCGCGACCACTACTATAGATGTTGAAGCAATTAGTTCTTTTTTAGCGGGCCAAACAACTTTATAAGTCTCTTGTTTGACTTGCTCAAAAAATTTATAGATTTTATTTTCTTTAAACATATCCTAAATTGCTAATTCCAAACTATAGCTTCAACCATTAAGGTACAGCGTCATTCATAAAGCTTGATACAAGCAAATTTTTCCGGATTTGCCTGTGTTCACGTACTCTAGTACGGTAGCTTAGCTCACCATTAAATTCATCTTGTCTAAACCTTTCTGAATTTAGCTGTATATACACTAAATTTTGCAAGTTTCGCTTGTGCTCACGTTATTTAGTATACGCGTAGCTTAGCTCGCTCTGAAATTTAATGTCTATACCTTAATGCTTTTTG
This genomic window from Rickettsia endosymbiont of Ceutorhynchus obstrictus contains:
- the rplL gene encoding 50S ribosomal protein L7/L12, coding for MAKLAKIKEELSSLTLIQAAELVKALEEEWGVSAAAPVAMAAAAPVAAEAAAEKTDFDVILVSSGDKKIEVIKVVREITGLGLIEAKNLVSEAPKPVKHGVNKEEAEKIKASLEAAGAKVELK
- the rplJ gene encoding 50S ribosomal protein L10, which translates into the protein MLRSEKPIVVEELEKVYKESTSVIVAHYHGLTVSQISSLRESLKVKGAGFKVVKNTLAKIAANKSGLDGAVNLFAGPTAIAYSKDPVEVAKLVVDFAKSNDNLKIVGGIVNDQLLNEHSIRELSKLPSLNELRGKIIGLLQAPATKIVGVLQAPASSLARVIQAYVSKN
- the rplA gene encoding 50S ribosomal protein L1; this translates as MSINKKIVTAKASGGKKIREARQKVDSSALYNLTSGVEFLKSASYVKFNETLEIVMKLGVDPRHSDQMVRGVITLPAGTGKTVKVAVICKEERIEEAKKAGADMVGSVEIIEEIKAGKINFDVCIATPDMMSVIGSVARILGPKGLMPNPKLGTVTLDITTAVKNAKSGQVEYRAEKAGIIHAGVGKLSFPEQDLRKNLQALITAVIKAKPAGVKGNYLKAVYLSSTMGPSVKIDLASIL
- the rplK gene encoding 50S ribosomal protein L11 — encoded protein: MAKKIKGYINLIIPAAKAAPAPPIGPALGQRKVNIMEFCKAFNAATQSIAPNTPLPTVITVYEDSSFTFKIKTPPASYYLKQYAKIEKGSKATKKEVVIGKVTMDDCREIAKLKIVDLNTNDINAAAKIIRGTAESMGLEVVGN
- the nusG gene encoding transcription termination/antitermination protein NusG; translation: MTEQSISNTLTDSQKHEMRWYVIHTLSGSEKRIRQMILDKILKQKMSEFFEDILVPVFGVPEVKRGKNVKTEKKFMPSYILIKMNMSDKSWHLVKNIPGVTGFLGSKTTPQALTESEIQNIFSKLESEAKEAKDFKLFEIGESVIVTEGPFETFAGMVEEVDQEKNKLRVSISIFGKATPIELNFTQVKKNN
- the secE gene encoding preprotein translocase subunit SecE, which produces MFKENKIYKFFEQVKQETYKVVWPAKKELIASTSIVVVAVFIFSLICLVLDYTIHNIIQILLNIAK